From Paenibacillus polymyxa, the proteins below share one genomic window:
- a CDS encoding NAD(P)H-dependent oxidoreductase: MKTLVILAHPNIENSRVNQRWKQELLRYSNEITIHEIYKEYPNWNIDVLKEQKLLEAHSNIIFQFPLYWYSYPPLLKKWFDDVFAHGWAYGSKGDKLKGKKLGIAMSIGDKKENYLSTGSVTFTVDEVIAPFKASAVHVGAVTLPYFAVFGASFQASDEDINQSAKDYIKYIFQHK, from the coding sequence ATGAAGACTCTCGTAATTTTAGCACACCCGAATATTGAAAATTCCAGAGTAAATCAAAGATGGAAACAAGAATTGCTTCGATATTCCAATGAAATTACAATTCATGAAATTTATAAAGAGTATCCCAACTGGAATATTGATGTTTTGAAAGAACAAAAGTTACTTGAAGCACACAGCAATATCATATTTCAGTTCCCTTTATACTGGTATAGTTACCCTCCTCTATTAAAAAAGTGGTTTGATGATGTTTTTGCCCATGGATGGGCTTATGGTTCAAAAGGTGATAAGTTAAAAGGAAAGAAGCTAGGGATCGCCATGTCGATTGGCGATAAAAAAGAAAACTACTTATCTACGGGTTCCGTTACATTTACGGTAGATGAAGTTATAGCCCCTTTTAAAGCAAGCGCAGTACATGTGGGCGCCGTAACATTACCCTATTTCGCTGTCTTCGGAGCCTCGTTTCAAGCAAGTGATGAAGACATTAACCAGAGTGCAAAAGATTATATTAAATATATATTCCAGCATAAATAA